Proteins encoded by one window of Candidatus Eisenbacteria bacterium:
- a CDS encoding BamA/TamA family outer membrane protein: MRHFVRPRMFLACLLAAAAAEGSLPYGTNRITPANLYTLQQKIQWDGPREIQALRTEHFDIYMGKEEEAIASRIASIAEEWVPRLEERMGVRFDSLVEKGERIPLIGYTSETRFLATNTAPGFVGEGVQGFFDLVRGRIVLPFTGSNERLEHVIRHEMVHSFTLPLLEASWKRYQKDRDRVRERQVKWGELVYVARRFTHQAPREAFPRFVRGRLAPVEDEVALPPPVFGSGTLHPQIVFGYAEGSSRDPRIRVSLRLANPAEAAFLASLRGAEIDSLAATLGPGARSVLRVLSRPYPWTVEAEEEILFDEPVPSAGARRHLERFLGAVPRETTDRAESPPLRMLQADLLVLDSVDPAAFREAWEAIAPLYRALARTRYDGPVLPEHRSPSSARFDEAERALFRYVPPDLRPRLFSLGILEGVAEYYAAEWSDLNDLVLRDLVHEGRLVPFQHLGPQHGYLVYVEGLSFFRYLSERFGEETIGLLLESLYRGRRETDVFEAVYGEALDTLSMKWEISLRRSILSQFTDQTDIREHAAPLESGSFAGPPRADGGRVLFASFRRGRAEIRAWENGKYSGIAKDRLPGFESLHLGDPNLDIRGDRAVFVALSKGRDEVVAVRLPGNEVVARRRFDPLLTIESLTLSPDGKEVVVAALHESGRGDLFRFALEGGPLERLTDDLAHETDLEWGEEGILFAADRETPGRYDLHWIDPEGNERRILRLPTSIGNPRWLDKDRILYLAREGNRPRNVFLFHRRDGTTALVTRDAVGISAFDHDGDTLYLRTNRRLRFQIWKTPLSPLLDSAGAPVAVAGAAAPVPWTPPEPAPHEKGPYKRKYGPDLFFLTGNAFYSQTLLGLSDILGDRKIALYLGSNADRSDDLLKYLSGGATVHFLEGRVDYRLGAFHFADEYLTDQRGFFFRRETGVLGGITVPFDRFRSIGLNVLIKNVREETLGSDAKNDFGEVTVQGILGYDTAVPDRFGYGFGSGVLSSLLFSTDFRLSPESSIGSNTVLGDLRVYVPFGWDVVWANRLSGGFSSGEFPQQILIGGSLTLRGYDFLSLRGERYLLANEEVRFPLPVRLLVGDLAVVSRLQGALFVDAGDAWFEGHSPVFRGSTGFGLRNGIGGAVLRWDLAKKFERRRFLEGWETDFFIGWNF; the protein is encoded by the coding sequence TTGAGACACTTCGTGCGCCCAAGGATGTTCCTCGCGTGCCTCCTCGCCGCCGCGGCCGCCGAGGGATCTCTTCCCTACGGGACGAACCGAATCACCCCCGCGAACCTCTACACGCTCCAGCAAAAGATCCAATGGGACGGCCCGCGCGAGATCCAAGCCCTTCGGACCGAACACTTCGACATCTACATGGGAAAGGAGGAAGAGGCGATCGCCTCCCGCATCGCGAGCATCGCCGAGGAGTGGGTTCCGCGGCTCGAGGAGCGGATGGGGGTTCGCTTCGATTCGCTCGTCGAGAAGGGGGAGCGGATCCCGCTCATCGGCTACACGTCGGAGACGCGCTTTCTCGCGACGAACACGGCTCCCGGCTTCGTCGGAGAGGGGGTGCAGGGCTTCTTCGATCTCGTCCGCGGGCGGATCGTTCTCCCCTTCACCGGTTCGAACGAACGGCTCGAGCACGTGATCCGGCACGAGATGGTCCACTCCTTCACGCTCCCCCTCCTCGAAGCCTCCTGGAAGCGCTACCAGAAGGACCGCGACCGCGTGCGCGAGCGGCAAGTGAAATGGGGAGAGCTCGTGTATGTCGCGCGGCGCTTCACGCATCAAGCGCCGCGGGAAGCATTCCCGCGCTTCGTCCGGGGGCGGCTCGCGCCGGTCGAGGACGAGGTCGCCCTTCCGCCTCCGGTCTTCGGATCCGGAACGCTTCACCCGCAAATCGTTTTCGGATACGCCGAGGGCTCCTCGCGCGACCCGAGGATCCGCGTCTCGCTTCGCCTCGCGAATCCGGCGGAGGCGGCGTTTCTCGCCTCTCTCCGCGGCGCGGAGATCGACTCGCTCGCGGCGACGCTCGGCCCGGGCGCGCGCTCGGTCCTCCGAGTCCTCTCCCGCCCCTACCCCTGGACGGTCGAGGCGGAGGAAGAGATCCTTTTCGACGAACCGGTCCCCTCCGCCGGCGCGCGCCGGCACCTCGAGCGGTTTCTCGGCGCCGTTCCCCGGGAGACGACGGATCGCGCGGAGAGCCCTCCGCTTCGCATGCTCCAGGCGGACCTTCTGGTTCTCGACTCGGTCGATCCGGCCGCGTTCCGAGAGGCGTGGGAGGCGATCGCTCCCCTCTATCGCGCCCTCGCGCGCACCCGCTACGACGGGCCGGTCCTCCCCGAGCACCGAAGCCCCTCGTCCGCGCGATTCGACGAAGCGGAGCGCGCGCTCTTCCGCTACGTCCCCCCCGATCTCCGCCCCCGGCTCTTCTCCCTCGGCATCCTCGAAGGGGTCGCCGAGTACTACGCGGCGGAGTGGAGCGACCTCAACGATCTCGTGCTTCGCGATCTCGTCCACGAGGGGAGGCTCGTTCCGTTCCAGCATCTCGGGCCGCAGCACGGGTATCTCGTCTACGTGGAGGGGCTCTCCTTCTTCCGCTATCTTTCCGAGAGGTTCGGCGAGGAGACGATCGGTCTTCTCCTGGAAAGCCTCTACCGCGGACGCCGCGAGACCGACGTGTTCGAGGCGGTGTACGGAGAAGCGCTTGACACATTAAGCATGAAATGGGAGATCTCGCTTCGCCGGAGCATCCTCTCGCAGTTCACGGACCAGACGGACATCCGCGAGCACGCAGCGCCCCTCGAGAGCGGAAGCTTCGCGGGCCCGCCGCGCGCCGACGGCGGGCGCGTCCTCTTCGCCTCGTTCCGGCGAGGGCGGGCCGAGATCCGCGCGTGGGAGAACGGGAAGTACTCCGGGATCGCAAAGGACCGCCTCCCCGGATTCGAGTCGCTCCATCTCGGCGACCCGAACCTCGACATCCGCGGGGACCGGGCCGTCTTCGTCGCCCTCTCGAAGGGGAGGGACGAGGTGGTCGCGGTCCGGCTCCCGGGGAACGAGGTCGTCGCAAGAAGACGATTCGATCCGCTCCTCACGATCGAGTCGCTCACGCTCTCGCCCGACGGAAAGGAAGTCGTGGTCGCCGCGCTTCACGAAAGCGGGCGCGGGGATCTCTTTCGCTTCGCTCTCGAAGGAGGTCCGCTCGAACGGCTCACGGACGATCTCGCCCACGAGACCGATCTCGAATGGGGCGAGGAGGGGATCCTCTTCGCCGCGGATCGCGAGACGCCCGGGCGCTACGACCTTCATTGGATCGACCCCGAAGGAAACGAACGCCGAATTCTTCGTCTCCCGACGTCGATCGGGAACCCGCGTTGGCTGGACAAGGATCGGATCCTCTATCTTGCGCGCGAGGGAAATCGCCCGAGGAACGTCTTTCTCTTCCATCGCCGAGACGGAACGACGGCGCTCGTGACGCGGGATGCGGTCGGCATCTCCGCCTTCGATCACGACGGCGATACGCTTTACCTGCGAACCAACCGGAGGCTCCGCTTCCAGATCTGGAAGACGCCCCTCTCCCCGCTTCTCGACTCCGCCGGCGCGCCGGTGGCGGTCGCGGGGGCGGCGGCGCCGGTCCCGTGGACGCCTCCCGAGCCGGCGCCGCACGAGAAGGGGCCCTACAAGAGGAAGTACGGACCGGACCTCTTCTTTCTCACGGGGAACGCTTTCTACTCCCAGACCCTCCTCGGCCTCTCCGACATCCTCGGGGACCGGAAGATCGCGCTCTACCTCGGTTCGAACGCGGACCGGTCGGACGATCTCCTCAAGTACCTCTCCGGCGGCGCGACGGTCCACTTCCTCGAAGGACGCGTCGACTACCGGCTCGGCGCGTTCCACTTCGCGGACGAGTACCTGACCGACCAGCGCGGGTTCTTTTTCCGGCGCGAGACCGGTGTGCTCGGCGGGATCACGGTCCCCTTCGACCGCTTTCGATCGATCGGCCTCAACGTTCTCATCAAGAACGTCCGCGAGGAAACGCTCGGCTCCGACGCGAAGAACGACTTCGGCGAGGTGACGGTGCAGGGGATTCTCGGGTACGACACCGCGGTCCCCGACCGGTTCGGCTACGGGTTCGGGAGCGGCGTTCTCTCGAGCCTCCTCTTCTCGACGGATTTCCGTTTGAGCCCCGAGTCGAGCATCGGGAGCAACACGGTTCTCGGCGATCTCCGCGTGTACGTTCCGTTCGGCTGGGATGTCGTGTGGGCGAACCGCCTCTCCGGCGGGTTCTCGTCGGGCGAGTTCCCGCAGCAGATCCTGATCGGGGGATCGCTCACGCTCCGGGGCTACGACTTCCTTTCCCTCCGCGGGGAGCGCTACTTGCTCGCGAACGAAGAGGTGCGTTTCCCCCTTCCCGTGCGTCTTCTCGTCGGCGATCTCGCGGTCGTCTCGCGCCTCCAGGGAGCGCTCTTCGTCGACGCGGGGGACGCGTGGTTCGAGGGACATTCCCCCGTCTTCCGCGGCTCGACCGGCTTCGGCCTTCGGAACGGAATCGGCGGCGCCGTTCTCCGGTGGGACCTCGCCAAGAAGTTCGAGCGGCGCCGCTTCCTTGAAGGATGGGAAACCGATTTCTTCATCGGTTGGAATTTTTGA